In Acinonyx jubatus isolate Ajub_Pintada_27869175 chromosome A3, VMU_Ajub_asm_v1.0, whole genome shotgun sequence, a genomic segment contains:
- the FNDC11 gene encoding fibronectin type III domain-containing protein 11 yields MSFQVTGLGLNKMKLDSPPSFLDQEEAEEADDPQLLEPEAWRTYIERRTALRGFLTSDLSPHLLRRHHARTELLKKCSYYIEILPKHLALGNQNPLVLPTAMFQLIDPWKFQRMKKVGAAQTKIQLLLLTDLLEQLDRGRAELGALLGSPDPQPFLAGWGLVERRLADLAAVMDSFLAMTVPGRLHMKHRLVSDVGATKIPHIRLMLSTKMPVMFDRKESVAHQDWVSLRWFATIQPVAPEQFELRFKLLDPRTQQECTQCGIIPVAACTFDIHNLMPNRSYNFTVKRADSYTLVYEPWRDSLTLQTRPGPPKGPTPSRPGKPGPPLTTLSER; encoded by the coding sequence ATGAGCTTCCAGGTGACGGGCCTGGGCCTGAACAAGATGAAGCTGGACAGTCCCCCGTCCTTCCTGgaccaggaggaggcagaggaggctgaCGATCCACAGCTGCTGGAACCGGAGGCCTGGAGGACCTACATAGAGCGCCGCACCGCCCTGCGCGGCTTCCTGACCTCCGACCTGAGCCCCCACCTGCTCCGGCGCCACCACGCCCGCACGGAGCTGCTCAAGAAATGCTCCTACTACATCGAGATCCTCCCCAAGCACCTGGCCCTGGGCAACCAGAACCCGCTGGTGCTGCCCACCGCCATGTTCCAGCTCATCGACCCCTGGAAGTTCCAGCGCATGAAGAAGGTGGGCGCGGCCCAGACCAAGATCCAGCTCCTCCTGCTCACGGACCTGCTGGAGCAGCTGGACCGCGGCCGCGCCGAGCTGGGCGCTCTGCTGGGGTCACCCGACCCCCAGCCCTTCCTGGCGGGCTGGGGGCTGGTGGAGCGCAGGCTGGCGGACCTGGCGGCTGTCATGGACAGCTTCCTGGCCATGACGGTACCTGGGCGCCTGCACATGAAGCACCGCCTGGTGTCCGACGTCGGTGCCACCAAGATCCCGCACATCCGGCTCATGCTAAGCACCAAGATGCCCGTCATGTTTGACCGAAAAGAGTCGGTGGCCCACCAGGACTGGGTCAGCCTGCGGTGGTTTGCCACCATCCAGCCGGTGGCGCCGGAGCAGTTTGAGCTCCGCTTCAAGCTGCTGGACCCGCGGACACAGCAGGAGTGCACGCAGTGTGGCATCATCCCCGTGGCCGCCTGCACCTTCGACATCCACAACCTGATGCCCAACCGCTCCTACAACTTCACCGTCAAGAGAGCCGACAGCTACACGCTGGTGTATGAGCCCTGGCGGGACAGCCTCACGCTGCAGACCAGGCCGGGGCCCCCCAAAGGGCCCACCCCCAGTCGGCCGGGCAAGCCAGGCCCGCCCCTGACCACGCTTTCCGAAAgatga